A segment of the Erythrobacter sp. F6033 genome:
CAGCCTTCATCGATCACAATGATCGCAGGGTCACCGTCCAGACGTTGTTCCACACGGTGGAAGAAATAGAACATGGCAGGCGTTCGCGCCTGCGGATCATCCAGGATCGCGGTCATATCGAACCCGACGGTCTCTGCGGAAAGGTCGGTCTTGTCTTTGGCGTTATCGAACAACCAAGCCCGTTCGCCATCGCCCCACCACGGGCGCATGCGCGAATACAAGTCATCGGGGTGCGGTCTGGTCTCGCCTCGGAATAACTCGACCAGAAAACGCAAGCGGCGCTGTTCGATGGGTTGTTTGAAGTTGGTTTCGATAGCATCGCGGATTTGATCAAGCTCGGCGCTCGATACTTCGCCAGCCAACAATGTCAGCCATTCGATCAGAAACTGCCGGTTGGTCGCATTGTCTTCAAGCTGCAGGGGGTTGAGCCCAGAACGCGCTTCCGGGGTCAGTCTGTCATAGGTTCCGCCAATCGCTCTAAGGAACAACTCCGCACCGCGATCCTTGTCGAAGAAGATAATGCGCGGATTGAACCGGCGTGCTTGTGCAAGCAGGAAATTGAGCACGACCGTCTTACCCGAACCTGATGGTCCGATGACCGTGAAGTTACCCAAATCCTGTTGGTGCCAATTGAAGAAATACGGGCCTGCGGCGGTCGTCTCAAACAGAGTGACTGCCTCGCCCCAGTGGTTGCCCGATGATCGGCCAACTGGGAAGTTGTGAAGGCTGGCGAGTCCGGCAAAGTTGGTAGTCGAAACCAAACCGCGCCGCCCGATATAGCGGAAATTGGCCGGAAACTGCGCCCAGAATGTCGGCTCAAGCGCGATATCCTCACGCACGGCATTGATCCCGAGATCAGCCAGCATCGCCGTCACTTCGGCAACATGATCTTCCAGATTGCCAAGTGTATCCGCATGAACGGCGATGGTAGTGTGATGTTCGCCAAAGCCTGCGCGTCCCGCTGCAACTTCATCCTTGGCGACGGTAAGCTCGTCTCGTAGAGATATAGCCTCATCTTCGGCCGAACGCATGCGCCGCAGCGCCATATTCATTTGCCCGAGCGCCTGAGTTCGCTCGACCATTGCGAAACTCTGTGTGACGTGCAGTTCGAATGGCAGCCGGTAAAGCTCGTCAAACATGCCAGGAAAGGTCGCGCCGGGATAATCCTTGATCGAAATCATCGCGATAAATCGGCGGGCGAGCGTGCCTGAAGGGGCCAGTTCGATTGCATCCTGGCCGAAGCTGATCCGGCGCGCGGGAATAAAATGACCCAGATCGCCGTGCGGCAAGGCAACCGGACGCATGTCTGCGTTGAACAGGCATGAGAGAAACTCAAGCAGCTCGGAACGCTGCCCTTCGGCAGTGTCATAGACGCTCAAAACTCTTGGATCGTACGCAGACAGTGATGCGACCAATGCTTCGCGGGCCCGGTCAAGCGCGCTCTTTTCGGCAGCAATATGATGCGCGTTGCGATTTGATTTTCGGGAGAGCCAATCGCGGGCACGATCAAGGAAACCGATATGCCCCTGCAGCGGGCGGCGCACGATTGTGATGAAAAGCTCGTTTACATAGAGCTGCTTACCACTCAATTTTTCGCGCCAACGATCATCCAGCCGGCTTGAAAAATCATCTGCAGTGACGGGGTCCAGCGCCGCTTCAGCGCGGCGGCGGATAACATGATGGTAGACGGCAAAACGCGATGACCCGAGCGCACGGAGCATGGCATCGCGAAGTCCGGCCCGGTAATTCAGTTCATCGCTATCAGCCGTCTCAAACAGCAACCCGCCGAGCCGGATCGTCTGCACCAGCATGCCGTCGCGGGTTTCGATCGTCACATCATCGATATGGCGGGCATAGGGCAAGTGAACGCCGGCAGGCGCTTCATCGCGGATCGTTTTGGGGTCTCTTGTTATGGCCGGTAGGAATTGCATTTCCATACCTTGTGGTTCTTGATCCTCGGGCAATTTCTGACCCGTGTAATCCAAAGGTCAAAAATTCGCGGATCGCGTAAGCTAACCAGCATGCCAACGCCGTGGATGGCCACAGCCACGAGCAAGACCCACCAGGCTCTAAAAACAAGGAACAGTTCGACTGCAACAATCGCGTTTATGATGAAGAATGTGTAGGTAACCCCGGCAAACATTTGCGGCCGGGTAAGCGCGACAAACAATGTGTCGCTGCGCAATTCTTCACTCATCGTTCCCCCTCATGCAATTACTTCTCCATCCCGCGAAGGATTGATATTGCATTTTTATCGACTCGTTAGCCGGAGCGTATATCATCATGGCGTGATCTACCACTCTCAAGGACACTGTCAGCGCAAATGCACCTGATTGAGAATTGAGGCGATTGGGTTAGGGCGGCGTGATGCCCAGACCTCGCAAATCCGCCAGTCCGTCCCGCTATTTTAACTCGTCGCCTGAGATCATCCGCTTGGTTGTGATGATGTGGTTTCCTTCCGGCTCTCGCTGCGGAACGTTGAAGACCTACTGGCAGAGCGAGGCAGTGACATCTGCCACGAGACGGTTCTGCACTATTGGAATCGGTTCGGCCCGCTGTTCGCGGCTCATGTCCAGCGTCGCGGGTAAGTCGAATGCGGGGCTTTCGACAATGGCATCTCGATGAGGTCTACGTAAAGATCAATGGCGAGCTGCATTACTTGTGGCGGGCGGTCGATCAGGAGGGCGAGATCCTCGAGAGCTACGTCACCAAGACCAGGGATCAGAAGGCTGCGCTTCGGTTCATGAAGAAAACACTGAAGCGGCACGGCGCGCCAAATGAGATCACCACTGACGGCCTCACCTCGTACCGAGCCGCAATGAAGGAACTCGGCAATACTGAGAAACAGGAGGTGGGACGCTGGGCGAATAACCGAGTTGAGAACTCGCACCTACCGTTCCGACGACGAGAGCGAGCGATGCTCAGGTTCCGGCAGATGAAGAGCCTGCAGAAGTTCGCTTCAGTCCACGCCAACGTCCACAACCACTTCAACCAAGAACGCCACCTCATCCACAGACAGACCTACAAGACCCGCCGCTCAGCCGCACTGGCTGAGTGGCAAAACCTTATGGCCTGACCCGACAGCGGGTAAGGGATAGCTGCGCCTACCAGAGACAAGTTGCGATTAGACTGACAGCACCGCCACCCACCCCCAGCACCAATCTCAATTTACAGGGCGCCTGCGCAAAGCCGCGGTTTCTGCGGGATTCAGCAGCCCAAACCGCCGCTCGCGCGATCTTCAGCATCAGTCTCAACGCGCATCAAGCGAGATCTACGCGGCCAGTCTCTGCGCCGATATTTGAGGATGGAGCTTAATCGGATTGATGCAAACTAGTCCGCGTCATCCAACGCATAGGCGATAACATATCCACCTTTCCCGTCACGCACACTTTGCGAGTCCAAATATTCGTTTGTCGCGGGGTCACGCGGATAGCGCCAACTTGGGTTGGGCACAGTCACGATCAGTGTTTGGCGGCCAGATTGAGGCGCGCGATAGGACATGGGAGTGGATTGCCCGTTGCCAGGTAGATCGGAGGCCCATTCTTCCTCACCCGTGCGCACGTTATAAGCGCGCACTTTTGCGTCCATGGTTGAACTTATGAAGGTCAGCCCGCCGCGCGTCGTCAGCGTGCCTGCTCGCACCGCAGTGCCGACATCAATTGGCAACCCGCTGCGCAAGTTAAACGGCCCCGCAGCGCTCATATCGCCAACCGGGCGGCTCCAAAGCAATTCCTTGGTATTGAGGTCGATCACAGCAATGCGAGCCCAAGGCGGTTCAAAGCACGGAATGGCAGTGCCCAATCGCGACATAAACGGCATTGGAATACCGAAATACTTCACGCGCATTTGATCGAAAGGATCGTTCGGATCGACTTCTGGCAAGTCTTGGATTGGAGCGTTCTCATCCATTCGCACTGCGGGGTGATCTTCGCCCAGAACGGCGGCGGCTCGCGGGCCGACTTCCTGCACTTGTTCGGGGGTCGCCAAAAGCACTCTGTGCGCAAGCAGCATCGGCGCAGCGATCAGCAGGCCATTATCCGCATCAACCGAAACGCTGCCCCAATTAAACCCGCCAAAGTTGCCCGGAGCCAGCAATGTGCCGCCACGCGTCGGCGGCGTAAACATGCCCTCATACCGCATCATCCGATATTCGATCCGGCACACCATCTGATCGATCGGTGTCAGGCCCCACATGTCCGCTTCATACCGATAGGGATGGAAGTTGGGCAATGGTGATTGCGGCTGCGTTGGTGAGAGAAAGTCGCCTAGCTCTGGGTCCTGCGGCACGTCCACCTCGGGGATCGGATGCACGGGGGTGCCATCACGGCGATCAAGCAGGAAGATTGAACCCATTTTTGTTGGCAATGCTACCGCAGGCACATTCTCGCCGTCGAGAGTTACATCGACCAAGACCGGTTGAGCGGGAGCGTCGTAATCCCAAACATCGTGATGAACTGTTTGATACTTCCAGCGCGGTTCGCCGGTTTGGCCGTTGAGCGCGACGATTGCAGAGGACCATTCTTCGTCAAAATCGCGGCGTTCTCCGCCGTAATAATCAGGATTGGCATTGCCCGTTGGCAGGTAGACGAGGTCAAGCTCCTCATCATAGCTCATTACTGACCAGACATTTGGGGTGCCGGGAGTGTATGTCTCACCCTCGGCTGGCTCACCATAATATCCTGGATTGCCCATATCCCACGCCCAAGAGAATGCGCCGGTGGTGGCATCAAAGGCGCGGACAACACCCGATGGCAAACCGAGTTTCTGGCTGTCGAGAACCAAACCTCCGACAACCAGGTTATCACCTGCAACGGTTGGGGGTGAAGTGTGATAGTACTCTTTGGGCAAATGTTCGCCCATGCCGGTGCGCAAATCGACGATACCGTTCTCGCCAAAATCTTCACACAACGCACCAGTTTGCGCATCGAGCGCAATCAGGCTGGCATCGACGGTGGCGGTAACAATCCGCGCCGGGCATTGACCGGCGTATCCCTCACTAGCCTCATGATACGCCACGCCGCGACAAGTGATGGCATATTGATGCTCATCTGGTGGATTGATTTTCGGGTCATATTTCCAGACCTCTTCCCCGGTTTCGGCATTCAATGCGATCACGACATTGGCCGCAGCGCAGAAATACAAATTGTCGCCAATTTGCAGCGGGGTGGCTTTGAAATCTTCCTCGCTGCCCGTTCTGTAGCGCCACACTTCTTTAAGCCCGCCAACGGTTTCAGGCGTGATGTCGTCAATCGCAGCAAAGCGTGTCCCACCCCCTGTGTTGCCGTAGCTGCGCCAGTCAGAGGATAGCTCTGCAATTTCCTCACGCACGGTGCCCGTGCCATTTTGAGTGTAACTTGGGATGCTGGCGACAAGCATGAGTGCCGCCCCAGCGAGAGATGGTGCCCCCACCAACCAACGATTGGGCGCAAGCGGTTCCGCGCCGTCTGCGCTGGCGCGTAGTGATTGGCGATACCAAGGCGTCAGGAAATAGAGACCAACGACTAACCACGCGGCGAGCCGGGGCAAGAGTGCGAAGAGATCAAGCCCTGCCTCAAACAGCGACCACACCACCGTTAGAGCCAATATGGCCCCGTAAATGAGGATTGCACGTGGAGACCTGCGGAACACGAAGAACGCCGTGAGCAATGTGGCCAGTCCGGCGAGCAGGTAATACGGGCTGCCGCCGAGATAAACGAGGCCCCCTCCTGGCACAGCGAGTAACAGGCCTATCAAGGCCAGCAGGATCGCAAAGACCCAATGGGCAATGGCTCGCATCGTTTTCACCTCTCCAAGGGGGCAGAAGTCTTACATGGGGTGGATCGTGTGCCCACCGTCCAAAATAAGCGTGCGCCCGGTCATAAAATCGCTGTGGTCGGAAGCAAGGAAGACCGCTGGGCCTTCCATATCCTCAAGTGTGCCGATGCGGCCAATCGCGGATCTCCGACGCGCTGCATCCTGAAACGCCTCGCTAGTGTTCAGCGACATTTCGGTTTCGATAAAGCCCGGCAGGATCGCGTTGACGCGGATGCCGCCCTGTCCCAGCTCCAGTGCAAGCGCTTGAACAAGCCCAATGACCGCAGCCTTGGTCGTGGAATAACTTGCCGCACCGCCAGTGCCGACCAATGCAGCCACAGATGATGTGACGACCAGCCGCCCACCTTCGCCCCGTGCAAGCATATGCTCTGTCACAGGTTTCCAGGTCTGCACGACGCTCATAAGATTGAGGTCGATGGAGCTAAGCCATGTTTCGCGGCTCGTCAGGTGCGACATACCGCGATATCCTCCTCCGCCTGCATTTGCGAAGCAGCTGTCCACTTTTCCAAACCGCTCGATAGTGCCTGCAAAAGCCTCTGCGATCTGATTTTCATCGGTCACATCGCAAGCGAAGGCCTCAGCCTCGCCGCCCATGCCGCGCAGCTCTTCAACCGCTGCCGCATTCTTATCCGCATTACGGCCCCATACGGCCACCTGCGCACCGCATTTTATCAGACCGCGTGCATATGCGAGGCCCAGTCCACCATTGCCGCCGGTGACCAGCGCAACTTTGCCAGTAAGATCGAACATTGAAACTCCTGAGATTATTTGGTGCCGTTGTTGGCGAAATTTTTGGCTGAGAATGGCGATGTGTCCGCAACTTTATGCAGCACCAACAGATTGCCATCGGGATCGCGCCCAAAGATCGCTTCGCCAGAGGCAAAGCCCTCTGGCCCACTGACAATCTCGCCGCCTGCATCCATCAGCCGTTGGCGCGCTTCATCCAGACTTGAGACATCAAGCACGATCATATTGTAGCCAGGCGCATCCAATGGTCGAGGTTGCGCGAGGGGGCTGGGCGTGTGGCTGTGATACTGGAATATTTCGAGCTCCAGATTGCGGATTTGGAACCACGCCATTTCCAACTCGCTACCGTCAAGGCCGGAGACCTTGTCCACGTTTTCACCCGAAACCAGTGAAAGCCAACCCACATGGCGCGCCTCTTGCCCACCAAGAAACGCCGAATAGAATGCAATCATCGCATCCAGATCTGGCGTTGCTAGCGAGACATGGCGGATACGATACTTGTTCTTAGGAGGTTCGGGCAGGTTCAGAGCCGCAACATCAACCTCTTCGATTTCTGTAATGATTCCCTGCGGATCCGCGACATATCCATAATAAACCGGATTTTGCGGGTTGAGGTGAACCAGATCATCGACCCCCAGGGGCTTTCCTCCTGCTGCAAGCATTCGGGCATGAGCGTCGGTTTCGCGCGCAACTTGGAAGCAGACATGCGCTATGCCTGTACCATTAACGGGCACAGCTTTGGTTGCTCCGCCAATGTCAGAACGATTGGTTGAACCCATCAAAAGCAATTGGGCGTTGCTGCTTCGGACCAAGCGTGACCCAAGGGCGGAATCGGAACTTTGCGGCTTGGCAAACTGAGAGAGGAATCCCTCTGGTAAGAGGTCATTGGCTTCAACCGCTTGGGTGCCGACCGAGTTCGCGTAATAGGCTTCCGCAGCATCCAAATCCTCGACAAATAGGCCGACGAAATTCACACCCAAGATGACAGAGTCAGGTTCAACCTCTCGCAGTGTAGCGGATTTGACCACCGTATAACCCAGCCAAGCCGCTGCAGCGGCAAGTGCCAAGACAACCCCAACCAGTGTTACGATAATCTTGCGCTTCTTTGTCATAATTTCCCTGACTGGAGGCCTTCGCATCCCGCATTCCATTTATCACAGATGATCATAAGTGCACTTTAAGTCAAATTAATTCCTTTGACATCGCTATTTTTTGGCATATCAAGCGGCATTGAAGGACGTAAAGTCCATTTAGATGGGAGAGGGAAAATGTCCGCGACAGTCGGGAAAACAATCAGATTTGCTTTGCTAGCGGGGGGCGCGTCGCTTTCCGTCACCGGCCTTGCTGCGCCTCTCGCAGCTCAGGAACTGGATGAGACGTCAAGTAGTGATGCCGATAACGGGAACGGCAATGTCATCCTAGTTACCGCTCAAAAGCGTTCGCAAGACATTCAGGATGTTCCGATCGCCATCTCGGTATTCGACGGCTCGACTATCGATGACAAAGTGATCGACGACGCCGTTGATCTGAGCTTCTCAGTCCCAAACCTGACGGTTGACCAGTTTGGCGCATCTTTGCGCGGGGTAGGCAATCTTGCCATCTCTTCAACGTCTGAAGCAGGCCTCGGCTTTCATGTGAACGGCGTCTATCTCGGCTCAGCGGCGACAGAGGCCGAATTCTATGACCTCGAGCGGATTGAGGTTCTGCGCGGGCCGCAGGGCACACTCTATGGCCGCAATACGACGGCGGGTGTCCTCAACATCATCACGCAAAAGGCGACAGATGAATTTGAGGGTTATGTCACTGCAGGTTATGGCAACTTCAATTCGATCAAACTGCGCGGGGCGATCAACGTGCCGCTGTCCGATAATCTGTCAACGCGAGTTGCGGGCTTTTATCTTGACCGGGACGGTTACGCCACCAACCTTTTCACCGGCAATGATGTTGATAATCGTGAAATGTTTGGCGTACGCAGCAGCACGCGACTTGATCTTGGCGATACGCGTGCTGACCTTGTTGTTTCATACTTCCGTGAAGACGACCGCCGTCATTTGCGGACCAAAGTGCAATGTGTAGCCGATGCAACCTTGGGCTGCTCGCCGCTTGAAACAGGTTTCGAAGTGCCCAATGCACGTTCAACTATCTTTTCGGCCGTCGGCAGCGCGCTTGGCCTGATCGTACCAGGTTCCAACTATTTCGATGGCAGTCTCAATCCCGCTGATACGCGGCTTCTGAATGAGGATGTTGACCCATCATATTTCGTTGAGGAGTGGCAGGCTTCGCTAGAAATTGAACACAGTTTTGGCGACATCACACTTACGTCGCTCAGCGGCTATTCCGAACTTGAGCGCGACAGTTTCCGTGACTTTGATCGTTTCGTTTCAACCGCAACCTTGCCGATCCCAGTCACATTCGACTTCTTTGGCGATGGCAGTTCGGTAACTTCCAACTCAATCCTGGCAGGCCGTCGGGACCAAAGCGAGGCGCGCGAATATTATCAGGAGCTGCGGCTTGCTTCTGATTTTGACGGACCTCTAAATTTCATTCTTGGTGGGAATTACTATGATCGTCGCAGCTCGGGCAGGTCGCAGTTTACAAGCTCCATCTTCGCAGTCCGGCAACAAGTAACAGGTCTGAGCACAGACTTCGCTTCACTTACCAACGAATCCGACCCCTCAACCACCAAGAGCTTCGGCATTTTTGGAGAGGTCTATTTCGATCTTTCAGATCGCACCCGAATAACGGGAGGCCTGCGCTATTCTGATGACAAGAAGACCATTCTCACCCGCCAAATTTTCTTCAACCCTCAGGCCGATGGCAGCGTGCCAGACTTCACCTTTGGCGAATTTGAGCGCGGTGTAGTGACCGGTCGTTTTGTGGTTGATCACCGCTTCTCCGATGATTTGCTTGGCTATGCGAGTTTCTCTCGCGGTTATAAGGCAGGCGGCATCAACCCGGGCGAGGTGGATGTCGAGCTTCAGGGTTTCGATCCTGAGTTTCTCACCGCCTATGAAGTTGGACTAAAGGGCGCCACGTCTGACGGAACGCTTACAGCATCCCTGGCGGGCTTTTACTATGACTATGAAGGGCTGCAGTTGGGCCAAACCACCCCAACTGCGGCGCGCACAGTGAATTCTGATGCAACCGTTTGGGGTGTGGAAGCCGAGTTCGCGCTACGCCCGTCCAGCCGTTTCCAAGTTGACGGAAGCTTTTCCTACCTCAACACTGAGATTAACGGGTTCCAGTCGATTGATGAAACCGACCCGTTCGGAGTGGCTCCCGGCACAGTTATCGTCGGCGCAACACCTGCTGGCGTTATCAAGGATGCGGATGGCAACCCGCTCCCATTCTCACCTACGATCAAGATTGCGATCGGCGCGCAATGGGAAATCCCGGTGGGCGCCTGGACTGTCACGCCCCGCATTGATCACTATCTGCAAAGCGAATTTGTCAGCTCGGCTTTCGACAAACCAATCGATCGCTTCGATGGATACGGCCAGACGGATTTCAAAGTCCTCTTGGCACCTGACGATGGCCCATTTGAAATCCGCGGCTTTGTCAAAAATCTATTCGACAATGACGACATTACCCGTGTGTTGCCAGCTGGTCGCTTGGTAGGTCGGTTCCGCGAAGTCGTAATCTTGGAACCACGCACATACGGGGTTGAGGCAACGTTCCGGTTTTAGAGCTGGCTCTCCAATTAAGCTCTCTCCTGATGGCTCGGTCGACATTCTCGATCGGCCATCTTTGCTTTTGCGCCTAAGTTGATGGGATGTAAGTGGATGGCCGACTGACCTCTAGTGGTTAGACGATCATTGGAGGCGGCCTTGGCATCAGCGTTACCTAACGGAGGTCGCTGGCAACATCTTGAGGTTGACGAAAATGTGGCGGCTTGGATTACCCACTAGCGCTTAAGCGCTCTCTTGCGCACGAGGTAATCATCACGCACACCGTTGATCGTGCCGATGATCATTGAAACCGTAATGTCTTCCAACTGAGCCATGTCGACTTTCTGTCGCAAGAGATATGATCCCGCGGACACGGGCACACCAAAGGATATGTCGGTCACGGTTCGTGCAGTCTCGATCGGTAGATCGAAATTATCGTGCACAATTTTCGCAAAATATTCGACAGCTACCTCGCGATCAAAGGTGGCTGGATCGGTCAGATCAGATATCGCTGGATCGGACTGAAGGCGCTCAATGAGGAGGCCTCGTTCTTCAATGTAGCGAAGATAGACCTTTGTCACACCGCGAACCATATCTTCAAAAGTTCGAGCATTTTCGGCAGCCGAGAACTGTGCTTTGCGCAGAGTGATAAGCTCTCGATCCAGTAGCTCTCGCAAAATCACAGTACTGCTATCAAAGTATTTATAAATCAGTGATTTACTGATCTCCGCGCGCTTGGCAATACGTTCCATCGAGACTTGAGAAATGCCCTCCTTTTCGACCATTTCTGCCGCTGCATCGAGGATCATTGATCTTCTTATCTTAGGGGAATAGCGCCGTTGCACTTTGGCTTTCTCCGCCGTTTTCACCATCCTTCAAACCTCCGCTAGGCGACAGCACTTCATCCAAACTCATTCCTAACAGGCGGCGCCATTGGACTCCATCCTAAGCCTTGCAACTCCTGATTTGACAACACTGCTCATTTGGACACCCTGGTCTCTGCAGAGCTTGGTCCGCGAATTAGACCTTTGCGAATGTCGGCAGTTGGATCGTAAGCAGTTAGTCTGCTTTCTCAACCTCAAGGGCTGGAACCAGCCATTCCGCGATCGGCTCAAAATTGCAAACGTAGTGGCCCAGCTTTTTCGCGCCTTACAGCGGACGTTCTCCGAGATCATTCTGGTTTAGGAGAGATAGGATGGCTTACTCAACAATATGATCCAGCAAATCCGGCTAATCTCATCGGTATTGCGCTTTAGCGTCGC
Coding sequences within it:
- a CDS encoding PQQ-binding-like beta-propeller repeat protein; the encoded protein is MRAIAHWVFAILLALIGLLLAVPGGGLVYLGGSPYYLLAGLATLLTAFFVFRRSPRAILIYGAILALTVVWSLFEAGLDLFALLPRLAAWLVVGLYFLTPWYRQSLRASADGAEPLAPNRWLVGAPSLAGAALMLVASIPSYTQNGTGTVREEIAELSSDWRSYGNTGGGTRFAAIDDITPETVGGLKEVWRYRTGSEEDFKATPLQIGDNLYFCAAANVVIALNAETGEEVWKYDPKINPPDEHQYAITCRGVAYHEASEGYAGQCPARIVTATVDASLIALDAQTGALCEDFGENGIVDLRTGMGEHLPKEYYHTSPPTVAGDNLVVGGLVLDSQKLGLPSGVVRAFDATTGAFSWAWDMGNPGYYGEPAEGETYTPGTPNVWSVMSYDEELDLVYLPTGNANPDYYGGERRDFDEEWSSAIVALNGQTGEPRWKYQTVHHDVWDYDAPAQPVLVDVTLDGENVPAVALPTKMGSIFLLDRRDGTPVHPIPEVDVPQDPELGDFLSPTQPQSPLPNFHPYRYEADMWGLTPIDQMVCRIEYRMMRYEGMFTPPTRGGTLLAPGNFGGFNWGSVSVDADNGLLIAAPMLLAHRVLLATPEQVQEVGPRAAAVLGEDHPAVRMDENAPIQDLPEVDPNDPFDQMRVKYFGIPMPFMSRLGTAIPCFEPPWARIAVIDLNTKELLWSRPVGDMSAAGPFNLRSGLPIDVGTAVRAGTLTTRGGLTFISSTMDAKVRAYNVRTGEEEWASDLPGNGQSTPMSYRAPQSGRQTLIVTVPNPSWRYPRDPATNEYLDSQSVRDGKGGYVIAYALDDAD
- a CDS encoding TonB-dependent receptor — encoded protein: MSATVGKTIRFALLAGGASLSVTGLAAPLAAQELDETSSSDADNGNGNVILVTAQKRSQDIQDVPIAISVFDGSTIDDKVIDDAVDLSFSVPNLTVDQFGASLRGVGNLAISSTSEAGLGFHVNGVYLGSAATEAEFYDLERIEVLRGPQGTLYGRNTTAGVLNIITQKATDEFEGYVTAGYGNFNSIKLRGAINVPLSDNLSTRVAGFYLDRDGYATNLFTGNDVDNREMFGVRSSTRLDLGDTRADLVVSYFREDDRRHLRTKVQCVADATLGCSPLETGFEVPNARSTIFSAVGSALGLIVPGSNYFDGSLNPADTRLLNEDVDPSYFVEEWQASLEIEHSFGDITLTSLSGYSELERDSFRDFDRFVSTATLPIPVTFDFFGDGSSVTSNSILAGRRDQSEAREYYQELRLASDFDGPLNFILGGNYYDRRSSGRSQFTSSIFAVRQQVTGLSTDFASLTNESDPSTTKSFGIFGEVYFDLSDRTRITGGLRYSDDKKTILTRQIFFNPQADGSVPDFTFGEFERGVVTGRFVVDHRFSDDLLGYASFSRGYKAGGINPGEVDVELQGFDPEFLTAYEVGLKGATSDGTLTASLAGFYYDYEGLQLGQTTPTAARTVNSDATVWGVEAEFALRPSSRFQVDGSFSYLNTEINGFQSIDETDPFGVAPGTVIVGATPAGVIKDADGNPLPFSPTIKIAIGAQWEIPVGAWTVTPRIDHYLQSEFVSSAFDKPIDRFDGYGQTDFKVLLAPDDGPFEIRGFVKNLFDNDDITRVLPAGRLVGRFREVVILEPRTYGVEATFRF
- a CDS encoding VirB4 family type IV secretion/conjugal transfer ATPase; translated protein: MQFLPAITRDPKTIRDEAPAGVHLPYARHIDDVTIETRDGMLVQTIRLGGLLFETADSDELNYRAGLRDAMLRALGSSRFAVYHHVIRRRAEAALDPVTADDFSSRLDDRWREKLSGKQLYVNELFITIVRRPLQGHIGFLDRARDWLSRKSNRNAHHIAAEKSALDRAREALVASLSAYDPRVLSVYDTAEGQRSELLEFLSCLFNADMRPVALPHGDLGHFIPARRISFGQDAIELAPSGTLARRFIAMISIKDYPGATFPGMFDELYRLPFELHVTQSFAMVERTQALGQMNMALRRMRSAEDEAISLRDELTVAKDEVAAGRAGFGEHHTTIAVHADTLGNLEDHVAEVTAMLADLGINAVREDIALEPTFWAQFPANFRYIGRRGLVSTTNFAGLASLHNFPVGRSSGNHWGEAVTLFETTAAGPYFFNWHQQDLGNFTVIGPSGSGKTVVLNFLLAQARRFNPRIIFFDKDRGAELFLRAIGGTYDRLTPEARSGLNPLQLEDNATNRQFLIEWLTLLAGEVSSAELDQIRDAIETNFKQPIEQRRLRFLVELFRGETRPHPDDLYSRMRPWWGDGERAWLFDNAKDKTDLSAETVGFDMTAILDDPQARTPAMFYFFHRVEQRLDGDPAIIVIDEGWKALDDEVFVRRIKDWEKTIRKRNGLVGFATQSAQDALESQIASSIIEQAATQIFMINPKARAEDYINGFGLSRHEFELVKTLPDTSHCFLIKHGRESVVARLDLSGESDLLTILSGREKTVRLFDELVSRTGPDPANWLHVLLEKAA
- a CDS encoding SDR family NAD(P)-dependent oxidoreductase, whose protein sequence is MFDLTGKVALVTGGNGGLGLAYARGLIKCGAQVAVWGRNADKNAAAVEELRGMGGEAEAFACDVTDENQIAEAFAGTIERFGKVDSCFANAGGGGYRGMSHLTSRETWLSSIDLNLMSVVQTWKPVTEHMLARGEGGRLVVTSSVAALVGTGGAASYSTTKAAVIGLVQALALELGQGGIRVNAILPGFIETEMSLNTSEAFQDAARRRSAIGRIGTLEDMEGPAVFLASDHSDFMTGRTLILDGGHTIHPM
- a CDS encoding TetR/AcrR family transcriptional regulator, yielding MVKTAEKAKVQRRYSPKIRRSMILDAAAEMVEKEGISQVSMERIAKRAEISKSLIYKYFDSSTVILRELLDRELITLRKAQFSAAENARTFEDMVRGVTKVYLRYIEERGLLIERLQSDPAISDLTDPATFDREVAVEYFAKIVHDNFDLPIETARTVTDISFGVPVSAGSYLLRQKVDMAQLEDITVSMIIGTINGVRDDYLVRKRALKR
- a CDS encoding type IV secretion system protein VirB3, translating into MSEELRSDTLFVALTRPQMFAGVTYTFFIINAIVAVELFLVFRAWWVLLVAVAIHGVGMLVSLRDPRIFDLWITRVRNCPRIKNHKVWKCNSYRP
- a CDS encoding VOC family protein, producing MTKKRKIIVTLVGVVLALAAAAAWLGYTVVKSATLREVEPDSVILGVNFVGLFVEDLDAAEAYYANSVGTQAVEANDLLPEGFLSQFAKPQSSDSALGSRLVRSSNAQLLLMGSTNRSDIGGATKAVPVNGTGIAHVCFQVARETDAHARMLAAGGKPLGVDDLVHLNPQNPVYYGYVADPQGIITEIEEVDVAALNLPEPPKNKYRIRHVSLATPDLDAMIAFYSAFLGGQEARHVGWLSLVSGENVDKVSGLDGSELEMAWFQIRNLELEIFQYHSHTPSPLAQPRPLDAPGYNMIVLDVSSLDEARQRLMDAGGEIVSGPEGFASGEAIFGRDPDGNLLVLHKVADTSPFSAKNFANNGTK
- a CDS encoding IS6 family transposase, translating into MRGFRQWHLDEVYVKINGELHYLWRAVDQEGEILESYVTKTRDQKAALRFMKKTLKRHGAPNEITTDGLTSYRAAMKELGNTEKQEVGRWANNRVENSHLPFRRRERAMLRFRQMKSLQKFASVHANVHNHFNQERHLIHRQTYKTRRSAALAEWQNLMA